Proteins from a single region of Leuconostoc gasicomitatum LMG 18811:
- the pepV gene encoding dipeptidase PepV: MTIDWKQETASRQNAYIEDLKSLLAVKSVRDDSQATTDAPLGPGPKEALLKMLSIAERDGFTIKNIDNVVGYIEIGPKDADEYVAILSHVDVMPAGEGWETEPFEPVVTADKIIARGASDDKGPGMAAYYAFKILSDLNVPLKRRVRLIFGTDEENDWLGMTRYFEVEPEPVFGFSPDAEYPIINGEKGNVQVLINGKATNGGSDTLLSFDSGLRTNMVPGLAVASVKSPQIAEIAHEFEAFLSANKEISGALETDNDVIKLTLNGKQVHGAMPETGENAGTYLANFLQKFSFGGTAKHYLTYLGTPAHQDTIGKKFGINHTDDVMGALSMNVGIQKFEADGDLFINFNFRYPKGILPEEIVAGLAAQLNGWDVTPTIGGHAQGPHYVAPSDPIVKTLLKVYHEQTGLPAHDQVIGGGTYGRLMARGVAFGALFPDSPDTMHQVNEFALLDDLYRSISIYAQAIAEITNLD, encoded by the coding sequence ATGACAATTGATTGGAAACAAGAAACGGCTTCACGACAAAATGCCTATATTGAGGACTTGAAGTCTTTGCTGGCAGTTAAATCAGTTCGGGATGATTCTCAGGCAACAACGGATGCACCATTAGGTCCAGGACCAAAAGAAGCATTACTCAAAATGTTGTCCATCGCTGAACGTGATGGTTTTACAATAAAAAATATTGATAATGTGGTCGGCTATATCGAAATTGGCCCTAAAGATGCTGACGAATATGTTGCTATTTTATCTCATGTTGATGTCATGCCAGCTGGCGAAGGCTGGGAGACAGAGCCATTTGAACCAGTAGTCACTGCAGATAAAATTATTGCACGTGGGGCCTCTGATGACAAAGGGCCTGGGATGGCTGCTTATTATGCTTTTAAAATCCTGTCAGATTTGAATGTACCGTTAAAACGACGTGTGCGTTTGATTTTTGGTACCGATGAAGAAAATGATTGGCTTGGCATGACTCGCTATTTTGAAGTGGAGCCTGAGCCAGTATTTGGATTCTCTCCAGATGCAGAGTACCCAATTATTAATGGTGAAAAGGGCAATGTTCAAGTTCTTATCAATGGCAAGGCCACTAATGGTGGTTCAGATACTTTATTATCATTTGATTCAGGTTTGCGTACCAATATGGTGCCTGGTTTGGCTGTTGCATCAGTAAAATCACCACAGATAGCAGAAATAGCACATGAATTTGAAGCCTTTTTGTCAGCGAATAAAGAAATTTCAGGCGCTTTGGAAACTGATAACGATGTTATTAAATTAACTCTCAATGGTAAGCAGGTTCATGGCGCAATGCCTGAAACAGGTGAAAATGCCGGAACTTATTTGGCTAATTTTTTGCAAAAGTTTTCATTTGGCGGTACAGCTAAACATTACTTAACATACCTGGGAACTCCTGCGCACCAAGATACAATTGGTAAAAAATTTGGCATTAATCATACTGATGATGTGATGGGTGCACTATCAATGAACGTCGGTATTCAAAAATTTGAAGCTGATGGTGATTTATTTATCAACTTTAACTTTCGTTATCCAAAAGGTATTCTACCGGAAGAAATTGTTGCTGGGTTAGCAGCACAATTAAATGGGTGGGATGTTACGCCAACAATAGGTGGTCATGCGCAAGGACCACACTACGTCGCACCATCTGATCCTATTGTAAAAACATTGTTAAAAGTTTATCATGAACAAACTGGACTACCTGCACATGATCAAGTAATTGGCGGTGGCACATATGGCCGTTTGATGGCACGTGGTGTTGCTTTTGGTGCGTTATTCCCGGATTCACCTGATACCATGCATCAAGTTAACGAATTCGCGCTGTTAGATGATTTATATCGGTCAATTTCAATTTATGCACAAGCGATTGCTGAAATTACAAATTTAGACTAA
- a CDS encoding NAD(P)H-hydrate dehydratase, translated as MKSLTEEILYKVINKRLNQSHKGTYGRVLIIGGTSQFGGAVIMNTIAAINAGAGLVTVATDPSNFTAIHSHKPEAMVINFNDDLTAYINTSDVILIGSGLGNRVDLVQAVFSAISEKKITIIDGSALTLAAEKHLSWPKGQLILTPHQMEWQRVSGVPIAQQPFEAFNLLARNKFTTKPIIVLKQFHSQIYTDDGIYELPIGGPYQATGGMGDTLAGIIAGFTAQFKTATLSDKVLAAVYIHSAIADELAKTQYVTLPTQISHALPTFMKKYAD; from the coding sequence ATGAAATCACTAACAGAAGAAATACTTTATAAAGTTATTAATAAACGTCTCAATCAGTCACATAAAGGCACTTATGGCCGTGTATTAATCATTGGTGGTACCTCACAGTTCGGCGGTGCAGTGATCATGAATACTATAGCAGCGATCAATGCTGGTGCTGGATTAGTCACCGTGGCAACTGACCCGAGTAATTTCACAGCAATTCATAGTCACAAACCTGAGGCAATGGTTATTAATTTTAACGACGACCTCACTGCCTATATAAATACTAGCGATGTGATTTTAATTGGTTCCGGACTTGGTAATCGTGTCGATCTTGTTCAAGCGGTTTTTTCTGCTATTTCAGAAAAAAAAATAACGATCATAGATGGTTCAGCTCTCACCTTAGCCGCTGAAAAACACCTATCTTGGCCAAAAGGGCAATTAATTTTAACACCACACCAAATGGAGTGGCAACGCGTTAGTGGTGTCCCGATTGCCCAACAACCCTTTGAAGCCTTTAATTTACTGGCTCGTAACAAGTTCACCACAAAACCAATAATTGTTCTAAAACAGTTTCATTCTCAAATATATACAGATGATGGTATTTACGAACTACCTATTGGTGGACCGTACCAAGCAACTGGTGGGATGGGAGATACTTTAGCGGGTATTATTGCCGGTTTCACTGCCCAATTCAAAACAGCTACACTGTCAGATAAAGTATTAGCCGCGGTTTATATACATTCAGCTATTGCTGATGAGCTTGCCAAAACGCAATATGTGACATTACCAACACAAATAAGCCATGCTCTACCAACTTTTATGAAAAAATATGCTGACTAG
- the pnuC gene encoding nicotinamide riboside transporter PnuC: protein MEKVHKNDFWRYFNPVNIVKELLLGWTIPEAILLITLVLLQGTVWGLGVMHTHNFDWFGLATGLMNIITVVLVAKGRITNYFWGLVYSAMYMPLAFQSHLFGEVALSAFWVVMQFVGIIAWLGFMKRDSSTEKSDQSVVTTKYMSRKQWLFVIPVFLVILAIVGLILEQAGSRQPYMDGMTTTISMGAQILQTAKFAESWYAWLLFDIVELILWGRAWTGHADPSAFAMLGMNLALTVNAIYGIVQWRKLTKKE from the coding sequence ATGGAAAAGGTCCACAAAAATGATTTTTGGCGATATTTTAACCCTGTAAATATTGTGAAAGAATTGTTATTAGGATGGACGATACCTGAGGCAATTTTATTGATTACGTTAGTGTTGCTTCAAGGTACGGTGTGGGGATTGGGTGTCATGCACACACACAATTTTGACTGGTTCGGCTTAGCGACTGGATTAATGAATATTATTACGGTTGTGTTAGTAGCAAAAGGACGAATTACTAACTATTTCTGGGGATTAGTTTATTCTGCCATGTATATGCCACTAGCATTTCAATCGCATCTGTTTGGTGAAGTCGCGCTTAGTGCATTTTGGGTTGTTATGCAATTTGTTGGTATTATCGCATGGTTAGGTTTTATGAAACGTGATTCAAGTACTGAGAAAAGTGATCAATCAGTAGTTACAACAAAATACATGTCACGAAAACAGTGGCTGTTTGTGATACCCGTCTTTCTTGTCATTTTGGCGATTGTTGGCTTGATTCTAGAACAGGCCGGTTCAAGACAACCCTATATGGATGGCATGACAACAACGATTTCTATGGGGGCACAAATATTGCAGACAGCAAAATTTGCTGAATCTTGGTATGCTTGGTTACTCTTTGATATCGTTGAACTTATTTTATGGGGACGGGCTTGGACTGGCCATGCAGACCCTAGTGCATTTGCCATGCTTGGTATGAATCTAGCACTGACAGTTAATGCGATTTATGGTATTGTTCAGTGGCGGAAGTTAACAAAGAAAGAGTGA
- the tsaE gene encoding tRNA (adenosine(37)-N6)-threonylcarbamoyltransferase complex ATPase subunit type 1 TsaE, translating to MKEILTNNRDETQKFAARVAALSSPGLVIALNGDLGAGKTTFTQGFSRALGVTNRVKSPTFNIMNTYYTHHFPIYHFDAYRLEETGAQDQGFEDYVGTDGVTLIEWPQYMKDLLPNNRLELIFTRGKYDDSRKIQINGVGSAVEIERQL from the coding sequence ATGAAAGAAATTTTGACAAACAATCGAGATGAAACCCAAAAATTTGCTGCACGTGTTGCTGCCTTATCTAGTCCAGGCCTAGTAATTGCTTTAAATGGTGACCTTGGTGCTGGGAAAACAACGTTCACGCAAGGGTTTTCACGTGCACTTGGTGTGACTAATCGTGTTAAGAGTCCGACCTTTAATATTATGAACACCTATTATACACATCATTTTCCAATTTATCATTTTGATGCGTATCGGTTGGAGGAAACAGGCGCACAGGATCAGGGATTTGAAGATTATGTTGGGACAGACGGCGTGACACTGATTGAATGGCCGCAGTATATGAAAGATTTGCTACCTAACAATCGATTAGAATTAATTTTCACGCGCGGTAAGTATGATGATAGCCGTAAAATTCAAATTAATGGTGTGGGTAGTGCAGTAGAGATAGAAAGGCAATTATGA
- a CDS encoding exodeoxyribonuclease III, whose product MQLISWNIDSINAAVEHKSARGEMTWDVLTTIAARKPDVFAIQETKLKPTGMTKKQSEAIAELFPDYHVYLDSSTARSGYSGTMMLTRIEPLSIEFPKIAAPDTMDIEGRIITLEFDNYYVSTVYTPNSGSALARLSARGEWDDAYRAYIQTLDAKKPVIFSGDMNVAHEEIDLKNFKTNHNSAGFTNQEREKFTALLDAGFTDTLRMQNPNTPEIYTWWAQISKTSKINNSGWRIDYYLVSDRIAENVLNTDVLDTGLRQDHAPISLTINL is encoded by the coding sequence ATGCAACTCATATCTTGGAACATCGATTCAATCAATGCTGCTGTTGAACATAAATCAGCGCGTGGTGAAATGACCTGGGACGTACTGACAACTATTGCTGCGCGCAAGCCAGACGTATTCGCCATTCAAGAAACTAAACTTAAACCCACAGGCATGACTAAAAAACAATCAGAAGCAATCGCTGAATTGTTTCCTGACTATCATGTCTATTTAGATTCCAGTACAGCACGTTCCGGTTATTCCGGTACAATGATGTTAACACGCATCGAACCACTAAGTATCGAATTTCCAAAAATTGCTGCCCCAGACACAATGGATATTGAAGGGCGCATTATTACACTAGAATTTGATAATTATTATGTTTCAACAGTGTATACGCCAAATTCTGGATCAGCTCTTGCTCGTTTATCAGCTCGCGGTGAATGGGATGATGCTTATCGAGCATACATTCAAACGCTCGATGCCAAAAAACCTGTTATTTTTAGTGGTGATATGAATGTTGCTCATGAAGAAATTGATCTTAAAAATTTCAAAACAAATCATAACTCTGCTGGGTTTACTAATCAAGAACGTGAGAAATTTACTGCCTTACTTGATGCAGGATTTACTGATACTTTACGTATGCAAAATCCTAACACCCCAGAAATTTATACTTGGTGGGCTCAAATCAGCAAAACTAGTAAAATTAATAATTCTGGATGGCGAATTGATTACTACTTAGTCAGTGACCGTATTGCAGAAAATGTTTTAAATACTGATGTTTTAGATACTGGTTTGCGTCAAGATCATGCTCCAATTTCACTAACAATTAACCTATAA
- a CDS encoding peptidoglycan amidohydrolase family protein encodes MVNKKLRVKELLVSTIIIGGVLGTMSTVNAAENTAHVSTQVPSTIASGSSGTSQAPSTKTPSSTINESRQNDNYNVTPSTKSIQVHQAKFKTGSVITLTNSAKTSNGTQLQNYGDQSGVVTNVISPKHANLDYTYDVKLDNGMVISNVLEQGVVSFDKISAFSINNRVEIKKDATHDPDGKNISAYRGFSGTITKVTRYHQLSSNFYYQITLDNGVVVAKILEQDLQRYTNKPVHKDGWSSENGVTKYYVNGAAIIGEKKIDGHWYNFASNGVQSKGLTTLAHKTVFYDMKSGQMAYGYVWTNNGTLMFFDTSDGHALTGVRHYSGGVEVCGADFKQIRNNYATVGSSRYYLTGNGDAFKGSRETNGQLEFYGTNYVQVRNNYTWLNGSLMFFDGNGHAMTGVRYYGLNMEYYDANHKQIRNSYMRTGNTYYYLKANGDAFKGLRQYSATGLEYYGSDFKQVRHNYATTNGSTYYFNGDGDAIKGTRIVNGKLEYYDNNYKQVRNNYAWLDGSLMFFDDNGHAMTGVRYYGSNMECYDANHKQIRNSYVKTGNTYYYMKANGDAFKGLRQYSTTGLEYYGSDFKQVRNQSVTIGDKIYHFNKDGDADSIQSKNPTTARYAKNTSVYITNNADQSVNGNHNLKKYAGQNVKIISVTANKQSNWLYTVELNNGTIIKDVFEQDLQESKVNFKVNTNKLINWFESRKGKLTYSMYGSRNGTDGTADCSGSVVQAIRDAGGTPFTWLYNTEAIHAYLKDNSYQLIDNNDPYGWLSRRGDIVIWGQQGHSDGAAGHIGIITNNLDNPLFISTCYITQGQKGTAVQEVQYNQFASKNGYPYYYVYRLAQ; translated from the coding sequence TTGGTAAATAAGAAATTGCGAGTGAAAGAACTACTTGTTTCAACAATAATTATTGGTGGCGTTCTGGGCACCATGTCTACGGTTAATGCTGCTGAAAATACAGCGCATGTATCGACACAAGTGCCAAGTACAATAGCATCAGGTTCGAGTGGTACATCACAAGCGCCAAGCACTAAGACACCAAGTTCAACCATAAATGAGTCGAGACAAAATGATAATTATAATGTGACGCCGTCAACAAAGTCTATTCAAGTACACCAAGCTAAATTTAAAACCGGTTCTGTAATCACATTGACTAATTCAGCAAAAACGTCCAATGGCACACAACTTCAAAATTACGGTGATCAATCAGGTGTGGTGACAAATGTCATATCGCCAAAGCATGCAAATTTAGATTATACATACGATGTTAAATTAGATAATGGCATGGTAATTTCTAATGTCTTAGAACAAGGCGTTGTTTCTTTTGATAAAATAAGTGCATTTAGTATCAATAATCGCGTCGAGATAAAAAAAGACGCGACCCATGATCCTGATGGCAAAAATATTTCTGCTTATCGTGGCTTTAGTGGTACGATAACTAAAGTCACACGATACCACCAGTTATCATCAAATTTCTATTACCAGATTACTTTGGACAACGGGGTTGTTGTAGCTAAAATATTGGAACAAGATTTACAACGATACACGAATAAACCTGTACATAAAGATGGCTGGTCCAGTGAAAATGGTGTGACCAAGTACTATGTTAATGGCGCAGCTATCATTGGTGAAAAGAAAATTGATGGGCATTGGTATAATTTTGCCAGCAATGGGGTGCAATCAAAAGGTCTGACGACACTTGCACATAAAACTGTATTTTACGATATGAAGTCTGGTCAAATGGCATATGGTTATGTTTGGACTAATAATGGCACGCTGATGTTTTTTGATACGTCTGACGGACACGCTTTAACTGGTGTGAGACACTATAGCGGTGGCGTGGAAGTTTGTGGGGCTGATTTCAAGCAAATTCGTAATAATTATGCAACCGTTGGTAGTTCAAGATATTACTTGACTGGCAATGGTGACGCGTTTAAAGGCTCACGAGAAACCAACGGTCAGTTAGAGTTTTATGGCACTAATTACGTTCAAGTACGCAATAATTATACTTGGTTAAATGGCTCATTGATGTTCTTTGATGGTAATGGTCATGCCATGACTGGTGTGCGTTATTATGGCTTAAATATGGAGTATTATGACGCTAATCATAAACAGATTCGAAATAGTTATATGCGAACAGGTAATACTTATTATTATTTGAAAGCTAACGGAGATGCGTTTAAAGGTCTACGTCAATATAGTGCAACGGGGCTTGAGTATTACGGTTCTGATTTTAAACAAGTCCGTCATAACTACGCTACGACTAATGGTTCAACGTACTATTTCAATGGAGATGGAGATGCCATTAAGGGTACACGGATAGTCAATGGTAAGTTGGAATATTATGATAATAATTATAAGCAGGTGCGCAATAATTACGCTTGGTTGGATGGCTCATTGATGTTCTTTGATGATAATGGGCATGCCATGACCGGTGTGCGTTATTATGGTTCAAATATGGAATGTTATGACGCTAATCACAAGCAAATTCGAAATAGCTATGTGAAAACAGGCAACACGTATTATTATATGAAAGCTAACGGAGATGCATTTAAAGGTCTACGTCAATATAGTACAACAGGGCTTGAATATTATGGTTCTGACTTCAAACAAGTCCGTAATCAATCAGTGACTATTGGGGATAAAATTTATCATTTCAATAAAGATGGAGATGCTGATTCAATCCAATCTAAAAATCCAACTACTGCTAGATATGCAAAAAATACGAGTGTGTATATCACAAACAATGCTGACCAATCAGTTAATGGTAATCATAATTTAAAAAAATACGCTGGGCAAAATGTTAAGATAATTAGCGTAACAGCTAACAAACAGTCAAACTGGCTGTACACGGTTGAACTTAACAATGGCACTATTATAAAAGATGTATTCGAACAAGACCTGCAGGAAAGTAAAGTTAATTTTAAAGTGAACACGAATAAATTAATTAATTGGTTCGAAAGTCGTAAGGGAAAGTTAACTTATTCAATGTATGGTTCTCGTAATGGAACAGATGGGACAGCTGATTGTTCCGGATCTGTTGTACAAGCCATTCGTGATGCTGGTGGTACACCATTTACATGGTTGTATAATACCGAGGCAATTCATGCTTATTTAAAAGATAACAGCTACCAGCTCATTGATAACAATGATCCTTATGGTTGGCTGTCAAGGCGTGGTGATATTGTTATTTGGGGTCAACAAGGACATAGTGACGGTGCTGCTGGACACATTGGTATTATCACAAATAACTTAGATAACCCACTGTTCATCTCAACATGCTATATAACGCAAGGACAAAAAGGGACAGCAGTCCAAGAAGTACAATACAATCAATTTGCTTCCAAAAATGGCTATCCATATTATTATGTCTATCGTTTAGCACAATAA
- a CDS encoding GNAT family N-acetyltransferase → MTFDRTKPITFSLEEASLRRAQAWQSLIQNLMSETDTFLVASVRDGQIVAEENTDEPAITLLLIAEQQNDTLPVGIASIENGEIGMAILKDFQGAGLGQSLMVALLDWAEVVKLEKVWLDVQTDNLVATHLYDKFDFKKVGSEVNLTLPNGRVTKLQHMVKFLVKENTSL, encoded by the coding sequence ATGACTTTTGATAGGACTAAACCCATCACTTTTAGTTTAGAAGAGGCGAGTTTAAGACGTGCACAGGCATGGCAATCTTTAATTCAAAATTTGATGTCAGAAACAGATACTTTTTTGGTTGCGAGTGTACGTGATGGTCAAATCGTAGCAGAAGAAAACACAGATGAGCCAGCGATCACTTTATTGTTGATTGCGGAGCAACAAAATGACACGTTACCAGTTGGAATTGCTTCAATTGAAAATGGTGAAATTGGCATGGCGATTTTGAAAGACTTTCAAGGTGCTGGTCTAGGTCAGAGTTTAATGGTAGCCTTACTTGATTGGGCAGAAGTGGTTAAATTAGAGAAAGTTTGGTTGGATGTGCAAACTGACAACTTAGTGGCGACACATCTTTATGATAAGTTTGACTTTAAAAAAGTTGGATCCGAAGTCAACCTCACACTACCAAATGGTCGTGTGACCAAATTACAACATATGGTTAAGTTTTTAGTTAAGGAGAACACGTCATTATGA
- a CDS encoding glucose 1-dehydrogenase, with product MSEKVAIVTGGGQGIGEGIALRLAKDGYAVIVNGRTEHKLTKVVNKIEAAGGEASLFVGDVQSRQVNFDLVQFAMEKYGRLDTFIANAGIDWVDTIEETPEEQVDNILNINLKSQVWALQAAPTALRKNGKQGGTIILASSIAGMEGFEMLGIYSATKFAARGLMQAAAKELAADNIRVNAYNPGIVLTPMWDEIDARFAERKNVPVGSTRQAFIDGILLGRGEEPEDIAKYVSFLVSDQADYITGQSLAVDGGIKFQ from the coding sequence ATGTCAGAAAAAGTAGCGATTGTAACAGGCGGTGGACAGGGAATTGGTGAAGGCATTGCATTGCGATTGGCCAAAGATGGTTATGCGGTTATTGTCAACGGCCGTACAGAACATAAACTTACCAAAGTTGTTAATAAAATTGAGGCTGCTGGCGGTGAAGCATCACTGTTTGTTGGAGATGTTCAGTCTCGTCAGGTTAACTTTGATTTGGTCCAATTTGCCATGGAAAAATATGGCCGTTTAGACACATTTATTGCAAACGCGGGTATTGATTGGGTAGACACGATTGAAGAAACACCCGAAGAACAAGTTGATAACATTTTAAACATTAATTTAAAATCACAAGTATGGGCTTTACAAGCAGCACCAACGGCTTTAAGAAAAAATGGTAAACAGGGTGGTACAATCATTTTAGCATCTTCAATTGCTGGTATGGAAGGCTTTGAAATGTTAGGTATTTACTCAGCAACAAAATTTGCTGCACGAGGCTTAATGCAAGCTGCAGCCAAAGAATTGGCTGCAGATAATATTCGTGTTAATGCCTATAACCCAGGTATTGTCCTAACGCCAATGTGGGATGAAATAGATGCCCGTTTCGCAGAGCGCAAGAACGTGCCAGTTGGATCAACACGCCAAGCGTTTATTGATGGTATTTTGTTGGGTCGTGGTGAAGAACCAGAAGATATTGCGAAGTATGTGTCATTCTTGGTATCAGATCAAGCTGATTATATTACCGGACAATCATTAGCAGTCGATGGTGGAATTAAGTTTCAATAA
- a CDS encoding nicotinamide-nucleotide adenylyltransferase, whose product MRTFAGNLFKDDLEGEKIGVFFGTLAPMHVGHQAEIYKAAALNDGVVVIASGYTGDRGDQMGLSVEKRFRYLREAFSDETAIKVDYINEDNIPQMPAGWDEWTKILVQTVKRNVVNQNAKITFYTGEAEYKLDLEKRLPQTGQFTVSLMDRTVLKISATDIRKNPIGNWDYINRVFRRHFTKKVTVMGSASTGKSTLVRRLARTSNSPFSEEYAREYQERSNVSDDELVVKDYIRLIQGQYDANSKEINSPANNGLTIFDTDAMVTKVYADLWLSKEDSRQLLPLFDNTISEELIDLILIIPPVTPYTHDGFRNMNNTDDQSRWAFHNELMRVIKHYGFMDKVVLLDAKGEGEDPYGYYARYLQALDAIQERTGFNIKHL is encoded by the coding sequence ATGAGAACTTTTGCAGGTAATTTATTTAAAGATGATTTAGAAGGCGAAAAAATTGGTGTTTTTTTTGGTACATTAGCACCAATGCACGTGGGTCATCAAGCAGAAATTTATAAGGCTGCTGCCCTAAATGATGGGGTTGTGGTTATTGCATCAGGATATACAGGTGATCGTGGTGATCAAATGGGGCTTTCTGTCGAAAAGCGGTTTCGCTATTTACGGGAAGCATTTAGTGATGAAACGGCGATTAAAGTAGATTATATTAATGAAGATAATATTCCTCAAATGCCCGCAGGATGGGATGAATGGACCAAAATCTTAGTGCAAACTGTCAAACGTAATGTCGTTAATCAGAATGCTAAAATTACTTTTTATACAGGTGAAGCAGAGTATAAATTGGATTTAGAGAAACGTTTACCTCAAACTGGGCAATTTACTGTTAGTTTGATGGATCGCACGGTTTTGAAAATCTCGGCAACTGACATTCGTAAAAATCCAATAGGCAATTGGGATTATATTAATCGTGTTTTTCGGCGCCATTTTACAAAGAAAGTTACTGTCATGGGATCGGCATCTACAGGGAAATCAACTTTAGTACGACGATTAGCGCGTACGAGCAACTCACCATTTTCCGAAGAATATGCACGTGAATATCAAGAACGATCAAATGTGAGTGATGACGAATTAGTAGTCAAAGATTATATTCGTTTGATTCAAGGGCAGTATGATGCTAATTCTAAAGAAATTAATTCACCAGCTAACAACGGTTTGACGATTTTTGATACGGATGCCATGGTAACTAAAGTTTATGCTGATTTGTGGCTGAGTAAAGAGGATAGTAGGCAATTACTGCCACTGTTTGATAATACAATTAGTGAAGAATTGATTGATCTTATCTTGATTATTCCACCAGTGACACCCTATACTCATGATGGTTTTCGTAACATGAATAATACTGATGACCAGTCAAGGTGGGCATTTCATAATGAATTAATGCGTGTTATAAAGCATTATGGTTTCATGGACAAAGTAGTGTTGCTGGATGCTAAGGGTGAAGGTGAAGATCCTTATGGTTATTATGCCCGCTACTTACAGGCTTTAGACGCGATACAGGAAAGAACAGGATTTAATATTAAACATTTATAA
- a CDS encoding DNA adenine methylase — translation MGKGNCYQNWRSYVPEHFGTYFEPFLGGGAFLLALSPEHAVINDCNPELVISWMMVRDRPEELLKQLKQHQLNHSKEYYLHLRSADRDGRLEKMTL, via the coding sequence GTGGGAAAAGGCAACTGTTACCAGAATTGGCGAAGTTATGTTCCAGAGCACTTTGGAACATATTTTGAGCCGTTTTTAGGTGGCGGTGCCTTTTTGCTTGCTTTATCACCTGAACACGCAGTAATAAACGATTGCAATCCGGAATTAGTTATTTCTTGGATGATGGTGCGAGACAGGCCAGAAGAATTATTAAAACAACTTAAACAACATCAACTTAATCATAGTAAAGAATATTATTTGCATTTACGTTCAGCAGATCGTGATGGTAGATTAGAAAAAATGACTCTATAA
- a CDS encoding 3'-5' exonuclease: protein MNFIAMDFETANHEKYSAVSIAIAIVRDNQVVDKFYSLIKPETYFSSRNTAVHGLRESDVIDAPKFPEIWQIISPLFRDNKLVVAHNAAFDNNILKGTLAHYGIEEPHYMLLDTVRTSRKLFPKFENHKLNTVANNLGITLDHHHNALDDAVAAANILIYEAEHFGVDSLKQFVQNK from the coding sequence ATGAATTTTATAGCCATGGATTTTGAAACAGCCAATCACGAAAAATATTCGGCCGTATCCATTGCAATAGCAATAGTTCGAGATAATCAAGTTGTTGATAAATTCTATAGTTTGATTAAACCAGAAACGTATTTTAGTTCACGTAATACTGCGGTTCATGGGTTACGTGAAAGTGATGTGATTGATGCACCTAAGTTCCCAGAGATTTGGCAAATTATTTCACCATTGTTTAGAGACAATAAATTAGTTGTAGCGCATAATGCAGCATTTGATAATAATATTTTGAAGGGTACTTTGGCTCATTATGGGATTGAAGAACCTCATTATATGCTACTTGATACTGTACGAACAAGCCGTAAACTATTTCCTAAATTTGAAAATCATAAGTTAAATACTGTTGCAAATAATCTAGGTATAACACTAGACCATCATCATAATGCACTTGATGATGCTGTTGCAGCAGCTAACATTTTAATATATGAAGCCGAACATTTTGGCGTTGATAGTTTAAAACAGTTTGTACAAAATAAATGA
- the msrB gene encoding peptide-methionine (R)-S-oxide reductase MsrB, whose amino-acid sequence MEKYTDEALKKRLTPEAYQVTQHAATERAYTGKYDQWWEAGIFVDIVSGEPLFSSTDKYDAGCGWPSFTQSIDDEHIKRHVDQSFGMTRTEVTSRDANSHLGHLFTDGPTEKGGLRYCINSASLKFIPKNELAAAGYGEYLSLFE is encoded by the coding sequence ATGGAAAAATATACGGATGAGGCACTCAAAAAGCGGTTAACACCAGAAGCATATCAAGTAACGCAACATGCAGCAACTGAGCGTGCATACACTGGCAAATATGATCAATGGTGGGAAGCAGGTATTTTTGTGGACATTGTTAGTGGGGAACCATTATTTAGTTCAACAGATAAATACGATGCCGGCTGTGGCTGGCCATCTTTTACACAAAGTATTGATGATGAACATATCAAGCGACATGTTGATCAATCATTTGGTATGACAAGAACAGAGGTGACATCACGCGATGCGAACTCACATTTGGGACATTTATTTACTGATGGGCCAACTGAAAAAGGTGGTTTACGTTACTGCATTAACTCAGCTAGTTTGAAATTTATTCCAAAAAATGAGTTGGCAGCAGCGGGATACGGTGAGTATTTGTCGTTATTCGAATAA